One segment of Solanum stenotomum isolate F172 chromosome 1, ASM1918654v1, whole genome shotgun sequence DNA contains the following:
- the LOC125843875 gene encoding 3-dehydrosphinganine reductase TSC10A-like — MADLSIAFFSLLLPFFSLSLLVFLAFIVRPRPVKVPIKNRHVFITGGSSGIGLDLAQQAASEGAKVSILARNIGRLEDAKESIRLSTGRDVAIFSADVRDYEAVKKAVEEAGPIDVLVCNQGVFVPQELETQDIEEIKFMIDVNLTGTFHLIKAALPGMKNRADRGPGSIAIISSQAGQVGIYGYTAYSASKFGLRGLAEALQQEVIGENIHVSLIFPPDTETPGFAEENKRRPQLTSILAASSGSMKADEVAKKALNGLKSGNFIVPCNFEGFFLSLATSGLSPQRSFLMAFIEVIAAGILRVVGLCFQWNWYGNIDKFLGERK; from the exons ATGGCGGACTTGAGCATtgcttttttctctctcctcctCCCTTTCTTCTCTCTATCCCTCCTAGTTTTCCTCGCCTTCATCGTCCGACCACGCCCCGTCAAAGTTCCAATTAAAAATCGCCATGTCTTCATCACTGGCGGCTCAAGCGGTATTGGCTTAGATCTAGCTCAACAGGCTGCTTCAGAAGGTGCAAAAGTTTCAATACTTGCTCGGAACATTGGTAGACTCGAAGATGCGAAGGAGTCAATTCGGCTTTCTACTGGCCGTGACGTGGCCATTTTTAGCGCTGATGTGAGAGACTACGAGGCTGTCAAGAAGGCTGTAGAAGAGGCAGGACCAATCGATGTATTGGTGTGCAATCAGGGAGTTTTTGTACCTCAAGAATTGGAGACTCAAGATATTGAGGAGATCAAGTTTATGATTGATGTCAACTTGACGGGGACTTTTCATTTGATTAAAGCTGCTTTGCCTGGAATGAAGAATAGGGCTGACCGTGGACCTGGGTCCATCGCTATCATATCTTCACAAGCTGGCCAG GTTGGGATATATGGTTATACAGCTTATTCAGCCAGTAAGTTTGGCCTCAGAGGACTGGCAGAAGCACTGCAGCAGGAAGTAATTGGTGAAAATATTCACGTATCACTAATATTTCCCCCGGACACTGAAACTCCTGGATTTGCTGAAG AGAACAAGAGGAGGCCACAGTTGACTAGTATACTAGCAGCTTCTTCTGGTTCCATGAAAGCTGATGAAGTTGCAAAGAAAGCTTTGAATGGCCTTAAATCAGGAAACTTCATTGTCCCCTGCAACTTTGAGGGATTCTTTCTTTCCCTAGCAACTTCTGGTCTATCTCCTCAGAGATCATTCCTGATGGCATTTATTGAAGTGATAGCTGCTGGAATATTACGTGTTGTTGGTCTATGTTTCCAGTGGAATTGGTATGGTAATATTGACAAATTCCTTGGAGAAAGAAAATAG